A section of the Nitrospirota bacterium genome encodes:
- a CDS encoding TIGR02186 family protein, whose protein sequence is MKAVISVNIIKPILIVISMLACIGTASAELTAKANHDHINIDFFYHGSTVSVSGITDPGTDLIIKIASPEGHEALKEKGKVGGILWMNVETMNFEYVPNLYSIHSTRKLEDLISRDEMDKYVVGYPALGRHAAIEPIANAVEKEKWFSEFIKYKEQSKLYSTTDGKIELKEKDGKQSYYILTQWPYQAPPGDYIVTVYAVKDGKVVDQAVSKVQVEQAGVVKTLAGMAKNSAALYGLLSILSALGAGFGVGLVFRQGGGAH, encoded by the coding sequence ATGAAAGCAGTGATCAGCGTAAATATAATAAAACCGATACTCATCGTTATCAGCATGCTTGCATGCATCGGCACGGCATCGGCGGAACTGACCGCTAAGGCCAACCATGACCATATCAATATCGACTTCTTCTACCACGGCAGCACGGTAAGCGTCAGCGGCATCACTGACCCCGGCACTGACCTCATCATCAAGATTGCTTCTCCGGAAGGTCATGAAGCGCTGAAGGAAAAGGGCAAGGTCGGCGGCATTCTCTGGATGAACGTCGAGACCATGAATTTCGAATATGTGCCGAACCTCTATTCCATCCACAGCACCAGGAAACTTGAGGACCTGATCAGCAGGGATGAGATGGATAAATATGTTGTCGGGTATCCTGCACTCGGCAGGCATGCAGCAATCGAGCCCATTGCTAATGCTGTGGAAAAAGAAAAATGGTTCAGTGAATTCATCAAGTACAAAGAACAATCAAAACTCTACAGCACAACTGACGGCAAGATTGAGCTGAAGGAGAAGGACGGCAAACAGTCATACTACATCCTGACGCAGTGGCCGTATCAGGCGCCTCCCGGAGATTATATCGTGACCGTATACGCGGTGAAAGACGGCAAGGTGGTAGACCAGGCAGTCTCAAAGGTGCAGGTGGAACAGGCAGGAGTGGTAAAGACCCTTGCAGGCATGGCAAAGAACAGTGCGGCCCTGTACGGTCTGCTCTCGATCCTCTCTGCTCTTGGCGCAGGCTTTGGCGTCGGCCTGGTCTTCAGACAGGGTGGAGGTGCGCATTAA
- a CDS encoding sulfite exporter TauE/SafE family protein, producing MYLYLPVALTSVNILIPVGLGLAVGLLSGLFGVGGGFLMTPLLIMLGIPSTVAAATDSNQIVAASTSGTYAHWKVGNVDFKMGVHLLIGGFIGGLLGVQAIKILKAMGNADFVIKMTYVLMLGSVGTYMFIESLSALRKSKNQIETAKSTEEKSNAFTRFLQSLPLQTRYEKSGVTHSMLLPIIFGGFVGVLAALMGVGGGFLMVPVMIYILRMPMHVVVGTSLFQILFNCIEVTFLQAYTNHSVDFILAVLLLIGSTVGAQVGAVFGRKLKGEQLKIILAIIVLVVTVKIVFDLTLTPSLLLSQAGGH from the coding sequence ATGTATCTGTATCTGCCGGTAGCACTCACCAGCGTAAATATTCTCATCCCGGTCGGACTCGGGCTGGCTGTCGGCCTGCTCTCAGGCCTGTTCGGGGTCGGCGGGGGCTTTCTTATGACACCGCTTCTCATTATGCTCGGCATACCCTCAACCGTAGCAGCGGCAACGGATTCGAATCAGATCGTGGCAGCTTCTACATCAGGTACGTACGCACACTGGAAAGTCGGCAATGTCGATTTCAAGATGGGGGTCCATCTCCTTATCGGCGGCTTCATCGGCGGCCTGCTCGGCGTGCAGGCGATCAAGATACTCAAGGCCATGGGGAATGCCGATTTTGTGATCAAAATGACCTATGTGCTGATGTTAGGCTCTGTCGGCACCTATATGTTTATCGAGAGCCTCAGCGCCCTCCGCAAGAGCAAGAACCAGATTGAAACAGCAAAATCGACAGAAGAGAAAAGCAATGCCTTTACCCGGTTTTTACAATCCCTGCCTCTTCAGACACGTTATGAAAAATCAGGCGTGACACACTCAATGCTCCTTCCGATCATTTTCGGCGGCTTTGTCGGTGTGCTCGCAGCGCTCATGGGTGTCGGCGGCGGGTTCCTGATGGTCCCGGTCATGATCTACATCCTCAGGATGCCGATGCATGTGGTGGTCGGGACAAGCCTCTTCCAGATCCTCTTTAACTGCATCGAGGTTACGTTTCTTCAGGCGTACACAAACCACAGTGTCGATTTTATCCTTGCGGTGCTGCTTTTGATCGGTTCAACGGTCGGAGCACAGGTCGGAGCGGTCTTCGGCAGAAAACTCAAGGGCGAACAGCTCAAAATAATACTCGCGATAATCGTTTTGGTGGTCACGGTCAAAATCGTCTTCGATCTGACGCTCACCCCATCATTACTCTTATCACAGGCAGGAGGACACTAA
- a CDS encoding response regulator, producing the protein MSANILAVDDEPDMLKLLSMIIREKTPHTIVTTNNPLEALEIAKQGGIDLLIADLKMPGLDGSELLDAVKAVNKDIPVVIITAFATEEAAAETLQKGGFDFIIKPFRKEQILSTIDKALKWTEMQKENRELKAKLKGSEA; encoded by the coding sequence ATGTCTGCAAATATTCTGGCCGTTGACGACGAACCCGATATGCTGAAACTTCTCAGCATGATCATACGGGAAAAAACACCGCATACAATAGTCACCACAAACAATCCGCTTGAGGCCCTTGAGATCGCAAAACAGGGCGGAATTGACCTGTTGATCGCAGACCTTAAAATGCCGGGGCTCGATGGCAGCGAACTGTTAGACGCAGTCAAGGCAGTGAATAAGGATATCCCCGTGGTAATCATTACTGCCTTTGCGACTGAAGAGGCTGCGGCAGAGACGCTCCAGAAAGGCGGCTTCGACTTCATCATTAAGCCCTTTCGCAAAGAACAGATCCTCTCGACCATTGACAAGGCCCTTAAATGGACAGAGATGCAGAAAGAGAACAGGGAGTTAAAGGCAAAACTGAAAGGCTCAGAGGCATGA
- a CDS encoding PAS domain S-box protein — MNIFNRTSNAAPSGRHNSFKPLNKYFSKNPIRKTVIISVVLLTIVLLSGWQFMAKVKEVVTDDFNQQQLVLARHAAEQIKQHIQTVHKELLLLSLSPSVQYYEKSFLPKRMQIAFSSLRQEGAIAIRYIDSTGQQSYTVTDSRFDILQTDPEDMKYYQWAKDSVKRDAILASEVYPLPQGNDEQLLVMKIAVPVWQVSVDDSHPVATDKFAGSIVIVIDVTSLIQKLTEGIKSGKTGYAWVIDSNGTFLYHIEKNLIGRNAFEARKEKMSTISFARINEIQKKMMLTGKEGTSWYVSGWHRGKEGIIKKLIAYSPIVLSDLAETRIWSVAVVAPVSEVEGAIHGIQIRQFMMQGVLIFIILAGSLTVISLMVRWSSSLQQEVSRQTKELKKSEQRYRSLVENAEDIIFTIDREGNFASINRYGSKLLGRPEDQIIGHNIAEIFSWPTAEMLLQTIKEVYDIKRGRQVTHLIRVGEKEIWLNTNFRRLLDDAGNIYAILGISRNITERKKMEEQGYYTEKLASMGTLAAGVAHEINNPIAIILGFTDMLLEKTPPDSENHDILKTIEGQGYKAKKVVDNLLTFARTKEHTETTVDINKNITEVLTVLGNNLLVRKVSINALDLGQDLPPVKGDPDELQQVFLNIINNAVYAMKGGGMLSVSTRAVKEGKWIEIRITDTGSGIRKEHRKNIFDPLFTTKKVGDGTGLGLSVSYGIITRHRGTITFDTKTADESESPGTTFIITLPAMPDSKDPRGKNA; from the coding sequence ATGAACATATTCAACAGGACATCCAACGCCGCACCTTCAGGTCGGCATAATTCCTTCAAGCCGCTTAATAAGTATTTTTCAAAAAATCCGATACGAAAGACCGTTATTATCTCCGTCGTCCTTCTGACGATTGTGCTGCTTTCAGGCTGGCAGTTTATGGCCAAGGTCAAGGAGGTCGTGACTGACGACTTCAACCAGCAGCAGCTCGTTCTGGCCCGCCATGCGGCAGAACAGATCAAACAGCATATTCAGACAGTCCATAAGGAACTGCTTCTTCTTTCGCTCTCCCCGTCAGTCCAGTATTATGAAAAAAGCTTCCTGCCCAAACGTATGCAGATAGCGTTTTCAAGCCTGAGACAGGAGGGAGCGATCGCGATCCGCTATATAGACTCAACAGGACAGCAGTCCTATACCGTCACCGATTCGCGTTTCGATATCCTGCAGACCGACCCCGAGGATATGAAATATTATCAGTGGGCAAAAGACAGCGTAAAGCGTGATGCCATTCTTGCAAGCGAGGTCTACCCCCTGCCGCAGGGCAATGACGAGCAGCTGCTGGTCATGAAGATAGCCGTGCCGGTCTGGCAGGTCTCTGTTGACGACTCGCACCCCGTTGCAACCGACAAGTTCGCCGGCAGTATCGTTATCGTCATTGACGTGACGTCACTGATACAGAAACTGACTGAAGGGATCAAGTCCGGCAAGACCGGATATGCCTGGGTCATCGACAGCAACGGCACCTTTCTGTATCACATAGAAAAAAACCTGATCGGCAGAAACGCCTTTGAAGCCAGAAAGGAGAAGATGTCGACCATCTCCTTTGCCCGCATAAACGAGATCCAGAAAAAGATGATGCTCACCGGCAAAGAGGGCACAAGCTGGTATGTTTCGGGCTGGCACAGGGGCAAAGAAGGCATCATCAAGAAGCTTATCGCATACAGCCCGATCGTGCTTTCAGACCTGGCTGAGACCAGGATCTGGTCGGTTGCTGTCGTAGCTCCGGTCAGCGAGGTGGAAGGCGCGATCCACGGAATCCAGATTCGGCAGTTCATGATGCAGGGGGTCCTGATCTTCATCATCCTTGCCGGCTCATTGACCGTCATCTCACTTATGGTCCGCTGGTCGTCGTCACTGCAGCAGGAGGTCTCACGTCAGACAAAGGAACTGAAGAAATCCGAACAGCGATACCGCTCTCTTGTCGAAAACGCGGAAGACATCATCTTTACCATAGACCGGGAGGGCAACTTCGCCTCCATTAACCGTTATGGCTCAAAACTCTTAGGCAGGCCTGAGGACCAGATCATCGGCCACAATATCGCCGAGATCTTTTCCTGGCCGACGGCCGAGATGCTCCTTCAAACCATCAAGGAGGTCTATGACATCAAGCGCGGCAGGCAGGTGACGCACCTGATCCGTGTCGGGGAAAAGGAGATCTGGCTGAACACCAACTTCAGGAGACTGCTGGACGATGCGGGCAATATCTACGCCATATTGGGCATCTCCCGAAACATTACCGAGCGGAAGAAGATGGAGGAGCAGGGCTACTACACGGAAAAGCTCGCCTCCATGGGTACGCTGGCAGCCGGTGTTGCCCATGAGATAAACAACCCCATTGCGATTATTCTCGGATTTACGGATATGCTTCTGGAGAAGACGCCGCCTGATTCGGAAAATCACGACATTCTCAAGACGATCGAGGGTCAGGGTTATAAGGCGAAAAAAGTGGTGGATAACCTGCTGACCTTCGCCAGGACCAAGGAACATACGGAAACGACCGTGGACATCAATAAAAATATCACCGAGGTCCTGACCGTGCTCGGCAACAACCTCCTTGTCCGCAAGGTATCGATTAACGCACTTGATCTGGGACAGGACCTCCCGCCGGTGAAAGGCGATCCGGATGAACTGCAGCAGGTATTTCTCAATATCATCAACAATGCGGTCTATGCCATGAAGGGCGGAGGAATGCTCTCTGTTTCGACTCGCGCGGTAAAAGAAGGGAAATGGATCGAGATCAGGATTACCGACACAGGCAGCGGCATCAGGAAGGAGCATCGAAAAAATATCTTCGATCCGCTCTTCACCACAAAAAAGGTCGGCGATGGAACAGGTTTGGGACTCTCCGTGTCATACGGTATAATAACCAGACATCGCGGGACCATAACCTTTGACACAAAAACAGCAGATGAGTCTGAATCACCAGGCACGACCTTCATCATAACGCTGCCGGCAATGCCTGACTCAAAAGACCCGAGAGGAAAAAATGCATAA
- a CDS encoding universal stress protein: MKILVPVDGSTYSAEALKIAADYAKTKGANICLINVMPYLEVFETEISASARDKVKESMEKRAEFIVQQACGILTIDDINATCRHIVAAESVPDAIIEYAEKEKIDLILMGSRGTGASSRFKMGSVASRVVKHSPCSVYVVKI; encoded by the coding sequence ATGAAAATACTCGTTCCGGTTGACGGATCAACATATTCGGCAGAGGCCCTCAAGATCGCTGCAGACTATGCAAAGACCAAGGGAGCAAATATCTGTCTCATCAATGTCATGCCGTATCTTGAGGTGTTCGAGACTGAAATCTCGGCGTCAGCGCGTGACAAGGTCAAAGAGTCAATGGAAAAACGCGCCGAGTTTATCGTTCAGCAGGCATGCGGCATCCTGACCATCGATGATATTAATGCTACCTGCCGGCATATTGTGGCTGCAGAGTCAGTTCCTGACGCCATCATAGAATATGCCGAAAAGGAGAAGATTGATCTTATTCTTATGGGCAGTCGCGGCACCGGCGCTTCATCAAGATTCAAAATGGGCAGTGTTGCATCCAGGGTCGTAAAGCACAGCCCTTGTTCTGTCTATGTCGTAAAGATATAA
- a CDS encoding sulfite exporter TauE/SafE family protein — MSFPRRLYEFLMAGSVAYAKWDFEVSMNILKNRKKLLLLLVMILPILVVSSLNAADMIGGKTAYAPAHYSNLIFMVSIAVGLAAGLITGCIGAGGGFIITPALMAAGVKGILAVGTDVFHIFAKAIMGTTVHRKLGNVSVKLAVWFLVGSGVGTFVGGAINKALYNKDPLLSEAFISTVYAVLLGFLGFYAFIDFMRSTKKSGDGGAHSGPDTTPALAMKVQSVKIPPYITFDEHLVVGGKKISAIFLIMGGFVVGMLAAIMGVGGGFVTFPMFVYVFGVSAGTTVGTDILQIIFTAGLASIAQYAIYGYVFYTLAMGMLIGSLIGIQVGALVTKVVKGTHILGFYAVSIIAGFINRVSTLPKKMVELEYISMSKSVVTNIEFAGNIIFWIVVSIFGIWVMSKFFLNIGKLRGEE; from the coding sequence ATGAGTTTTCCGCGAAGGTTGTACGAGTTTCTCATGGCAGGTTCTGTTGCCTATGCCAAATGGGACTTCGAAGTCTCCATGAACATCCTGAAGAACCGCAAAAAGCTGCTGCTGCTGCTGGTAATGATACTGCCGATCCTGGTGGTCTCATCGCTGAACGCCGCAGACATGATCGGAGGCAAGACAGCGTATGCTCCGGCACACTATTCCAATCTCATCTTTATGGTATCCATTGCAGTGGGTCTCGCTGCAGGCCTCATCACCGGCTGTATCGGTGCAGGAGGAGGCTTTATCATCACCCCGGCCCTTATGGCTGCCGGCGTGAAAGGCATACTCGCAGTCGGCACGGACGTATTTCACATATTCGCCAAGGCGATCATGGGAACGACAGTCCACAGAAAACTGGGTAACGTCTCTGTCAAGCTTGCCGTATGGTTTCTGGTCGGCTCAGGCGTCGGAACCTTTGTCGGCGGCGCAATCAACAAGGCACTCTATAACAAGGACCCCTTGCTGAGCGAGGCTTTCATCAGCACGGTCTACGCTGTTTTGCTTGGGTTTCTCGGCTTCTATGCCTTCATTGACTTCATGAGATCAACCAAGAAAAGCGGTGACGGCGGTGCACACAGCGGACCAGACACGACACCGGCACTGGCCATGAAAGTCCAGTCTGTCAAGATCCCTCCTTACATCACGTTTGACGAACACCTTGTGGTAGGCGGCAAAAAGATATCTGCCATCTTCCTGATCATGGGGGGCTTCGTAGTCGGTATGCTTGCAGCGATCATGGGCGTAGGCGGCGGCTTCGTCACCTTCCCCATGTTCGTATACGTCTTCGGCGTCTCTGCAGGAACGACCGTCGGCACTGACATCCTGCAGATCATATTTACGGCAGGACTTGCATCAATCGCCCAGTATGCCATCTATGGCTATGTTTTCTACACGCTTGCGATGGGCATGCTGATCGGATCACTCATCGGCATCCAGGTCGGCGCGCTCGTAACAAAGGTCGTTAAAGGCACACATATCCTCGGCTTCTATGCGGTCTCGATCATTGCCGGCTTCATCAACAGGGTAAGCACCCTGCCAAAGAAGATGGTAGAACTCGAATATATTTCCATGTCAAAGTCAGTCGTGACCAACATCGAATTTGCCGGCAACATCATCTTCTGGATCGTGGTAAGTATCTTCGGCATCTGGGTCATGAGCAAATTCTTTCTTAATATCGGCAAACTCAGAGGGGAGGAATAG
- a CDS encoding GntR family transcriptional regulator: MIHSETSLSQSKTVDRFNQEKLYIQLTRILLEEINSGNWKLNDRIPSEDELSRTYNISKITVRQAINNLTADGYLMKIQGKGTFVTSVLPVVGVAMRTIFTEEMFGKEVKAEKELLFRGIKEPAPDIRSYLKTDGDIYYMLSRRLLNGHPAYVDESFIPYRITPEIDRLDIAGVSLYFFLQEKALKKIFKVIQTVEVSQATGDAARYLDLEENVSVLVVHRLLLSSDNTPVAYTKLQGRSDSYKFQSEFERLR; encoded by the coding sequence ATGATCCATTCTGAAACATCACTGTCTCAATCTAAAACAGTAGACAGATTCAATCAGGAGAAGCTCTACATCCAGCTTACCAGGATCCTTCTTGAGGAGATCAACTCAGGCAACTGGAAGCTCAACGACAGGATCCCCTCAGAGGATGAGCTGAGCAGGACCTATAACATCAGCAAGATCACGGTCCGTCAGGCCATCAATAACCTCACCGCAGACGGTTACCTCATGAAGATCCAGGGCAAGGGGACCTTTGTCACAAGCGTCCTGCCGGTCGTGGGCGTTGCCATGAGAACGATATTTACCGAAGAAATGTTTGGAAAGGAGGTGAAAGCAGAAAAGGAACTCCTGTTCAGGGGGATTAAGGAGCCTGCTCCGGACATCCGGTCCTATCTGAAGACTGACGGAGATATTTATTATATGCTCAGCAGAAGACTTCTTAACGGACACCCGGCGTATGTCGACGAATCCTTCATCCCATACCGCATTACCCCTGAGATAGACCGCCTTGATATCGCAGGAGTATCGCTCTATTTCTTTCTTCAGGAAAAGGCCCTGAAAAAGATCTTTAAAGTTATCCAGACGGTTGAAGTGTCTCAGGCAACAGGGGATGCAGCACGATACCTTGACCTTGAAGAAAACGTCTCCGTGCTGGTTGTGCACAGATTGCTTCTCAGTTCTGACAACACACCTGTCGCCTATACCAAGCTGCAGGGCCGAAGCGACAGCTATAAATTTCAGTCTGAATTTGAACGACTCAGATAA
- a CDS encoding efflux RND transporter periplasmic adaptor subunit, with protein MVFYKKISFYLILMVIIIPAFLLYRATLRGLDVNGYLLKKKDLVISVTGTSTGTIKADNEVRLSAQRIGRIAKLHVEEGTRVGAGSSIADFESDEVQQRLLLASAFLQRMNAQLDGLKLGLTSFKADVESNIIKAEAVFDEAEARLKRFQELKDKGFVSQSDLDVVKREHEVAKASSVAARAARQQIGAREAEIKAQAAAVEQSQREYNLAKLMLDYSFIKSPIAGIVTSRPVKIAETVPVGALIASVVSTDSLYVEAFIDEADAAKIVIGQQVNVTMDAYPEKHMQGEVYLISPVVLGNKQEARTFEARVRLLDRKILTKPGMSADVEVVVSRKEQVLIIPSQAIVEKNNAKYVYLGNGNKAVFRQIKTGQFNWTYTEVTEGLQEGDIVITNPDIAGLKDNARIKVLVSEK; from the coding sequence ATGGTTTTTTATAAAAAGATATCATTCTATCTTATTCTGATGGTCATAATCATACCTGCCTTTCTTCTCTACAGAGCCACATTACGCGGTTTGGATGTCAACGGGTACCTCCTGAAGAAGAAGGATCTGGTAATCAGCGTTACCGGAACATCCACTGGAACGATCAAGGCTGACAATGAAGTGAGGCTCTCGGCGCAGAGGATAGGCAGAATTGCAAAACTCCATGTGGAAGAGGGCACAAGAGTCGGTGCCGGCAGCAGCATTGCCGATTTCGAGTCTGACGAGGTGCAGCAGAGGCTCCTTCTTGCCTCAGCGTTTCTGCAGCGGATGAACGCCCAGCTCGATGGTCTGAAGCTTGGGCTGACGTCGTTTAAAGCCGATGTAGAATCGAATATTATAAAGGCAGAGGCCGTTTTCGATGAAGCTGAAGCGCGCTTAAAACGTTTCCAGGAACTGAAAGATAAGGGCTTTGTATCGCAGAGCGATCTTGACGTTGTTAAAAGGGAGCATGAGGTCGCCAAGGCCTCCTCTGTGGCTGCCCGTGCCGCCAGGCAGCAGATAGGAGCGCGGGAGGCAGAGATAAAGGCCCAGGCAGCAGCAGTCGAACAGTCTCAGCGAGAATACAATCTGGCAAAGCTCATGCTCGACTACTCGTTTATCAAATCACCCATTGCCGGTATCGTCACAAGCCGGCCGGTAAAAATTGCGGAGACCGTACCTGTCGGTGCTCTGATCGCCTCGGTGGTCTCTACCGATTCTCTCTATGTCGAAGCCTTTATCGACGAGGCCGATGCGGCCAAGATTGTGATCGGACAGCAGGTGAATGTCACGATGGATGCGTATCCGGAAAAGCATATGCAGGGAGAGGTATATCTGATATCTCCCGTGGTCCTGGGCAACAAGCAGGAGGCACGAACCTTTGAGGCGAGGGTCAGACTTCTTGACAGGAAGATCTTGACAAAGCCGGGCATGTCAGCGGATGTTGAGGTGGTGGTGAGCAGGAAGGAACAGGTGCTGATTATTCCGTCCCAGGCTATCGTCGAGAAGAATAACGCCAAATACGTCTACCTCGGCAATGGCAATAAGGCAGTATTCAGACAGATAAAAACAGGACAATTCAACTGGACGTATACAGAGGTGACGGAGGGGTTACAGGAAGGGGACATTGTCATAACCAATCCGGATATTGCCGGTCTGAAGGATAATGCGCGGATAAAGGTGCTTGTTTCAGAGAAATGA
- a CDS encoding ABC transporter ATP-binding protein has translation MIVLKDIYRSYELPKITVEVLKGINLEAEQGDFIAIMGPSGSGKSTLLNILGCLDRPTSGRYLLDNIDVSTKNDNELAEIRNRSIGFVFQSFNLLPRFPAWKNVELPLLYGGVEPRMRKQKAVEMLSRMGLGDRSDHKPSELSGGEQQRVAIARALINSPVIILADEPTGNLDSKVGREIMEIFSELNRGGVTIILVTHELEIAGFAKRTITMRDGVCL, from the coding sequence ATGATCGTCCTGAAGGATATATACCGGTCCTACGAGCTTCCCAAGATCACGGTTGAAGTTCTGAAGGGGATCAATCTTGAGGCAGAGCAGGGGGATTTTATCGCCATCATGGGCCCATCAGGATCAGGCAAATCAACGCTCCTCAATATTCTCGGATGCCTCGACAGGCCTACCTCGGGCCGCTATCTTCTGGATAATATCGACGTATCTACCAAAAACGACAATGAGCTTGCAGAGATCAGAAACCGGTCGATCGGTTTTGTGTTTCAAAGCTTTAATCTCCTGCCCCGTTTTCCGGCATGGAAGAACGTCGAACTCCCTCTCCTGTACGGCGGAGTTGAACCCAGAATGCGGAAGCAAAAGGCTGTCGAGATGCTTTCACGCATGGGACTGGGTGACCGGTCAGACCATAAACCGAGTGAGCTTTCGGGCGGCGAGCAGCAGCGCGTTGCGATAGCGCGTGCCCTGATCAACAGCCCGGTCATTATCCTTGCTGACGAGCCTACCGGTAATCTCGACAGCAAGGTCGGCAGGGAGATTATGGAGATATTTTCCGAACTGAACCGGGGGGGCGTTACCATTATCCTGGTGACTCATGAGCTTGAGATAGCCGGTTTTGCGAAGAGGACCATAACGATGCGCGACGGAGTGTGCTTATAG
- a CDS encoding ABC transporter permease, translating into MLIVDAREVLSLSKDARLSNKMRSLLTMLGVIIGVASVIMLVAIGAGAKTYIHRELGNLGTNILIVVPGKTSTKGGIHPPTASTVRKLVYDDAIILKKRARHIADAVPLILGSSKVKYLNQSRDNNVVGCTETYFDLRNLSVESGRFLGNSDIESKSRHRF; encoded by the coding sequence GTGCTTATAGTGGATGCGCGTGAGGTCCTGAGCCTTTCGAAAGACGCACGGCTGAGCAACAAGATGAGGTCTCTCCTGACCATGCTTGGCGTGATCATCGGGGTTGCCTCCGTGATTATGCTGGTTGCCATCGGGGCGGGCGCCAAGACCTATATACACCGCGAATTGGGCAATCTCGGCACGAACATCCTTATCGTTGTGCCTGGCAAGACCTCCACCAAAGGAGGCATTCATCCTCCCACGGCAAGCACGGTCCGCAAGCTGGTGTACGATGATGCGATTATTTTAAAAAAGCGGGCCCGTCATATTGCCGATGCCGTGCCGCTGATCCTTGGCTCCTCAAAAGTCAAATATCTCAACCAGAGCAGGGACAATAACGTGGTCGGCTGCACAGAGACCTATTTCGACCTGAGGAACCTTTCGGTCGAATCCGGCAGATTCCTGGGTAACTCTGACATTGAGTCAAAGAGTCGGCATCGATTTTGA
- a CDS encoding FtsX-like permease family protein → MSQRVGIDFDDIVFIPTTTAQGLLDTDDLFNITIKVKSAAEIEPAIEETRQILMKRHANKEDFTVMSQDEMLGVMNKVLGVMTAVLAGIAAISLLVGGIGIMNIMLVSVRERTREIGIRKALGAKNKDILIQFLAESVTLSLIGGLGGVLFGGMVSLGFQLFIPYLPMEISWWSVLLAFFFSASVGVFFGVYPARKASLYDPIVALRYE, encoded by the coding sequence TTGAGTCAAAGAGTCGGCATCGATTTTGACGACATCGTCTTCATCCCCACCACGACTGCGCAGGGGCTTTTGGATACGGACGACCTGTTTAATATAACGATCAAGGTGAAGTCGGCCGCCGAAATAGAGCCTGCCATAGAAGAGACCCGCCAGATCCTGATGAAGCGCCATGCAAACAAAGAGGACTTTACGGTGATGAGCCAGGATGAGATGCTGGGAGTCATGAACAAGGTGCTGGGCGTGATGACTGCCGTACTTGCGGGCATCGCCGCCATATCGCTGCTTGTGGGCGGCATCGGCATCATGAATATCATGCTGGTGTCCGTGCGTGAGCGGACGCGTGAGATCGGCATCAGGAAGGCGCTCGGTGCAAAGAACAAAGATATCCTTATCCAGTTCCTGGCAGAGTCCGTGACCCTGAGTCTTATCGGCGGACTGGGGGGAGTGCTCTTTGGCGGCATGGTGTCGCTTGGATTTCAGCTCTTTATTCCCTATCTTCCGATGGAGATATCGTGGTGGTCGGTGCTGCTTGCCTTTTTCTTCTCTGCGTCAGTCGGCGTGTTTTTCGGTGTCTACCCTGCACGCAAGGCATCTCTGTATGATCCGATTGTTGCCCTCAGATATGAATGA